One region of Eurosta solidaginis isolate ZX-2024a chromosome X, ASM4086904v1, whole genome shotgun sequence genomic DNA includes:
- the LOC137234205 gene encoding uncharacterized protein — MLNLAKVIKGFESIEKCIYFAEENGLVLKSKACKIHKVNMPLVCKGNNSLGTFQCRKGSCRANSGLSRTKRTWFEKAKISLPQIFYLMYAYARRWPTADTRLENFVEGTMLSSCTITDWFNYCREVVVTFQLDQQNQKGKIGGAGKVVQIDESKFGKRKYNKGRSVEDHWVLGMIEDGSDDLSLEVCSKNDRSADALIPLIKKHVVEGTTIRTDFWKAYDCLPKHGYLHSKVNHSDPGNPFVAPDGTHTQRIESQWRVVKRYFYKENYNHHANFEDILVEFLWHR, encoded by the exons ATGCTGAATCTGGCAAAAGTTATAAAGGGGTTTGAGTCCattgaaaaatgtatttattttgcaGAAGAAAACGGACTTGTTTTGAAATCAAAAGCCTGCAAAATACATAAAGTTAATATGCCATTGGTTTGTAAAGGTAACAACTCTTTGGGTACCTTTCAGTGTCGCAAAGGCTCCTGTCGGGCCAATTCTGGGTTGTCACGTACAAAGAGAACTTGGTTTGAAAAAGCAAAGATATCTCTACCCCAAATTTTCTACCTTATGTACGCCTATGCACGCCGTTGGCCAACTGCCGACACAAGGCTGGAGAATTTTGTAGAAGGTACAATGCTTTCCTCGTGTACAATAACCGATTGGTTTAACTACTGTCGCGAGGTGGTTGTTACTTTCCAATTAGACCAGCAGAATCAGAAGGGGAAGATTGGTGGAGCTGGGAAAGTTGTTCAAATCGACGAAAGCAAGTTCGGCAAAAGGAAATACAACAAAG GTAGAAGTGTGGAAGATCACTGGGTCCTAGGTATGATTGAAGACGGTAGTGACGACCTAAGTCTAGAAGTGTGCTCGAAGAATGATCGGTCAGCGGATGCGCTTATACCGCTAATTAAAAAACATGTGGTGGAAGGTACGACGATTCGTACAGACTTTTGGAAGGCATATGATTGCTTACCCAAACATGGGTATTTGCATTCCAAAGTCAACCACAGCGACCCAGGCAATCCGTTTGTTGCACCTGATGGCACACATACACAGAGAATAGAATCTCAATGGCGCGTTGTGAAGAGATATTTTTACAAAGAAAATTATAACCATCATGCAAATTTCGAAGATATTCTTGTAGAGTTTTTGTGGCACCGATAA